A portion of the Streptomyces erythrochromogenes genome contains these proteins:
- the uvrA gene encoding excinuclease ABC subunit UvrA encodes MNEDAIDPFVHVRGASENNLRNVDVDVPRDAMVAFTGVSGSGKSSLAFGTLYAEAQRRYFESVAPYARRLLQQVGAPHVQEIAGLPPAVALQQWRGSPSSRSTVGTLTTLSNLLRMLYSRAGTYPPRAARLEAESFSPNTTAGACPECHGLGVVHDVAEDLLVPDPSLSIREGAIAAWPGAWQGANLRSVVSGLGIDIDRPWCRLRKRDRDWLLFTDEQPSVYIEPEEDRVDYGYQGKFWSARKHVMHVLADSKSEKMRERALRFVRSVPCPECHGSGLRPEALAVTFAGRSIAEINAMPLTEVVALLRPVAQRSEADATTSTARSGETTEVAVRICGDLVARVDVLLDLGLGYLGLGRRSTTLSPGEAQRLRIATQLRSGLFGVVYVLDEPSAGLHPADAEPLLDVLDRLKAAGNSLFVVEHDMDVVRRADWVVDIGPGAGEGGGRVLYSGPVAGLERVAESATSQYLFGRAEPLAHRPRPPQGWLHLSGVSRHNLHDVSVDVPLCVLTAVTGVSGSGKSTLVTQVLAEVVRGHLGLVPEEPDEAQLVVDVRGASGVESFDRLVRVDQRPIGRTPRSNLATYTGMFDAVRKLYAATDEAKARGYSAGRFSFNVPEGRCETCQGEGFVTVELLFLPGTYAPCPTCRGARYNAETLEVTYRGKNIAEVLGLSVDAAATFLSAVPAASRSLETLREVGLGYLRLGQPATELSGGEAQRIKLATELQRARRGHALYLLDEPTAGLHPSDVALLLRQLHRLVDAGNTVVLVEHDLDTITTADWVIDLGPGGGDAGGRVVAAGPPAKVAKSRRSITAPYLAARLARG; translated from the coding sequence GTGAACGAGGACGCGATCGACCCCTTCGTGCATGTCCGGGGTGCCAGTGAGAACAACCTGCGGAACGTCGACGTCGACGTTCCGCGGGACGCGATGGTCGCCTTCACCGGCGTCTCCGGTTCGGGCAAGTCCTCGCTCGCGTTCGGCACCCTCTACGCGGAGGCCCAGCGGCGCTATTTCGAGTCCGTGGCACCGTACGCCCGAAGGCTGTTGCAGCAGGTCGGTGCACCGCACGTGCAGGAGATCGCCGGACTGCCACCGGCCGTGGCCCTGCAGCAGTGGCGCGGTTCGCCCAGCTCGCGCTCGACGGTCGGGACCCTCACCACGCTGTCCAACCTGCTGCGCATGCTGTACTCCCGCGCCGGCACCTATCCGCCGCGCGCCGCCCGGCTGGAAGCCGAGTCGTTCTCACCCAACACCACGGCCGGCGCCTGCCCCGAATGCCACGGACTGGGCGTCGTGCACGACGTCGCCGAGGACCTGCTCGTCCCGGACCCCTCGCTGAGCATCCGCGAGGGGGCGATCGCCGCCTGGCCGGGCGCCTGGCAGGGAGCCAACCTACGCAGTGTCGTGAGCGGCCTGGGGATCGACATCGATCGGCCGTGGTGCAGGCTCAGGAAGAGGGACCGGGACTGGCTGCTGTTCACCGACGAGCAGCCCTCCGTGTACATCGAGCCGGAGGAGGACCGCGTCGACTACGGCTACCAAGGCAAGTTCTGGAGCGCCCGCAAGCACGTCATGCACGTCCTCGCCGACTCCAAGAGCGAGAAGATGCGCGAACGCGCGCTCCGGTTCGTCAGGAGCGTGCCCTGCCCCGAGTGCCACGGCAGCGGACTGCGGCCCGAGGCGCTCGCCGTGACCTTCGCCGGACGTTCCATCGCCGAGATCAACGCGATGCCGCTCACCGAGGTCGTGGCGCTGCTGCGGCCCGTCGCGCAGCGGTCCGAGGCCGACGCCACCACCTCGACCGCCCGATCCGGGGAGACGACCGAGGTCGCCGTCCGGATCTGCGGCGACCTGGTCGCGCGGGTCGACGTCCTGCTCGACCTGGGCCTCGGATATCTCGGCCTCGGGCGCCGCTCGACGACCCTGTCGCCCGGAGAGGCGCAGCGCCTGCGGATCGCCACCCAGCTGCGTTCGGGGCTGTTCGGCGTCGTCTACGTCCTCGACGAACCCTCCGCGGGCCTGCACCCGGCTGACGCGGAACCGCTGCTGGACGTGCTGGACCGTCTCAAGGCGGCGGGCAACTCGCTGTTCGTCGTGGAGCACGACATGGACGTCGTACGGCGGGCGGACTGGGTGGTCGACATCGGCCCCGGCGCGGGCGAGGGGGGCGGCCGCGTGCTGTACAGCGGCCCGGTCGCGGGTCTGGAGCGGGTTGCGGAGTCGGCCACGAGCCAGTACCTGTTCGGGCGCGCCGAGCCGCTCGCTCACCGCCCGCGCCCCCCGCAGGGCTGGCTGCATCTGAGCGGCGTCTCCCGCCACAATCTGCACGACGTGTCCGTCGACGTACCGCTGTGCGTACTGACGGCGGTGACGGGCGTGTCCGGTTCCGGAAAGTCGACCCTGGTGACGCAGGTGCTCGCCGAGGTCGTCCGCGGCCACCTCGGACTCGTACCCGAGGAGCCCGACGAGGCGCAGCTGGTCGTTGACGTCCGGGGCGCGTCGGGGGTCGAGTCGTTCGACCGGCTGGTCCGGGTCGACCAACGGCCCATTGGCCGGACTCCCCGTTCCAACCTGGCCACGTACACGGGGATGTTCGACGCGGTGCGCAAGCTGTACGCGGCGACGGACGAGGCCAAGGCACGTGGCTACTCGGCCGGGCGGTTCTCCTTCAATGTGCCCGAAGGCCGGTGCGAGACCTGCCAGGGCGAAGGATTCGTCACGGTGGAACTGCTCTTCCTGCCCGGCACCTACGCACCGTGCCCGACCTGCCGGGGCGCCCGGTACAACGCCGAAACGCTGGAGGTCACCTACCGCGGCAAGAACATCGCGGAGGTGCTGGGGCTCTCCGTCGATGCCGCCGCCACGTTCCTGTCCGCCGTCCCGGCCGCCTCCCGCAGTCTGGAGACGTTGCGCGAGGTGGGACTGGGGTACCTGCGGCTGGGGCAGCCCGCGACGGAGCTCAGCGGTGGTGAGGCGCAACGCATCAAGCTGGCCACCGAGCTGCAGCGGGCCCGCCGCGGCCACGCGCTCTACCTGCTCGACGAGCCGACGGCGGGGCTGCACCCCTCGGACGTCGCGCTGCTGCTGCGACAGCTGCACCGGCTCGTCGACGCCGGCAATACGGTCGTCCTCGTCGAGCACGACCTGGACACGATCACCACCGCCGACTGGGTCATCGACCTCGGGCCGGGCGGCGGCGACGCGGGCGGGCGGGTGGTCGCGGCGGGCCCGCCGGCCAAGGTGGCGAAATCCCGCCGCAGCATCACCGCGCCCTACCTCGCGGCCCGGCTCGCGCGCGGGTGA
- a CDS encoding terpene synthase family protein, with protein sequence MNGPTGVTQEAANRRHGALISTEEHFRLRHDTIGVQPTLDLAERIGYDELPTALFAPNAVSALRAEAAEIDSLHKDVYSPARGSKLGHAQPPADPPTRPRIRPPHRLRMALGMLHALIVSSARSEAVDHMSEAWRQHSIDTDSGMNVGAAYPSDQANAAGSRCIQAMRRNL encoded by the coding sequence GTGAACGGCCCCACCGGCGTGACGCAGGAAGCCGCCAACCGCCGCCACGGCGCCTTGATCAGCACTGAGGAACATTTCCGACTGCGTCACGACACCATCGGCGTCCAGCCCACCCTCGACCTCGCCGAACGGATCGGCTACGACGAACTGCCCACCGCCCTGTTCGCCCCCAACGCAGTCTCTGCGCTGCGCGCAGAGGCCGCCGAGATCGACTCCCTCCACAAAGACGTCTACTCACCCGCCAGAGGAAGCAAGCTCGGACACGCACAGCCTCCTGCTGATCCTCCGACACGACCACGGATCCGACCGCCCCACCGCCTTCGCATGGCGCTCGGCATGCTGCACGCGCTCATCGTCTCGTCCGCGCGATCCGAGGCCGTCGACCACATGAGTGAGGCTTGGCGGCAGCACTCGATAGACACCGACAGCGGCATGAATGTCGGAGCGGCCTACCCGAGTGACCAGGCGAACGCCGCAGGCAGCCGCTGCATCCAGGCCATGCGACGAAACCTCTGA
- a CDS encoding RICIN domain-containing protein, whose translation MNMPRRNTTTRATLVGLGATLAAFSQVALASTAHATGTWDESRVRIQSARGDCLTAVPRSTNQLDTERCDTDNLRGNWRMVDNLDANFLLKNWSTGECLDSERNVLGGKVYMSACDQNDGGQVWRYDCFEGRLMNLASTTFLTRFTSGVVGHQQRSTSDIGKQVWNIVPRPHAC comes from the coding sequence ATGAACATGCCCCGAAGGAACACAACAACGCGCGCCACGCTCGTCGGACTGGGTGCCACCCTGGCGGCGTTCTCCCAGGTCGCTCTCGCCTCGACGGCCCACGCGACGGGGACCTGGGACGAGAGCCGGGTCCGCATTCAGTCCGCCCGAGGGGACTGCCTCACCGCTGTTCCGCGTTCCACCAACCAACTGGACACGGAGAGGTGCGACACGGACAACCTCCGCGGGAACTGGCGCATGGTCGACAACCTCGACGCGAATTTCCTGCTCAAGAACTGGTCCACCGGCGAGTGCCTGGATTCCGAACGAAACGTCCTGGGCGGGAAGGTCTACATGTCGGCCTGTGACCAGAACGACGGCGGCCAGGTGTGGAGGTACGACTGCTTCGAGGGAAGGCTGATGAACCTGGCCTCGACGACCTTCCTGACCCGGTTCACCTCAGGTGTGGTCGGCCATCAGCAACGATCGACCTCGGACATCGGCAAGCAGGTCTGGAACATCGTCCCCCGACCGCACGCCTGCTGA
- a CDS encoding glycoside hydrolase family protein, producing MKEPERNRPTWGRRDVLRGGVALSAVAVAGGAATALAPPARAAGPAGMPTYRYLRDALAMPLNYNRTGEFIFPTIRGVSDKISDARSKYYLYYAPHENPGGICVAFSDSLEGPFSDYRENPVIDRHLNGTTVSHVSSPHVVWDAATRQFFCYFHGENTVTRVARSRDGINFVDETPILSTRLVPGTSETSYARVFEHALPGRNNKYVMVFMGVKGGRRIFYGWSPNGWDSWKFSATPLVNPERDGLTDISGPTVVKRNGSTYIAYHGNDGRMRLTEVGDDFRQENHLGVFHSPIASDRGRVAAPSFGSENGTEYMFYEAGARLSARICIARAVPGGAPAPTAAARGLGVPPSLTP from the coding sequence ATGAAGGAACCTGAACGCAACCGTCCGACATGGGGCCGGCGTGATGTGCTGCGCGGAGGGGTCGCGCTGAGCGCAGTGGCGGTCGCGGGCGGCGCCGCTACCGCACTCGCGCCCCCGGCTCGCGCTGCAGGCCCGGCGGGAATGCCGACGTACCGATATCTGCGCGATGCACTGGCCATGCCCTTGAACTACAACCGTACCGGCGAGTTCATCTTCCCGACCATCCGGGGAGTGTCCGACAAGATCAGTGATGCACGCTCCAAGTACTACCTCTACTACGCCCCCCACGAGAATCCCGGCGGGATCTGCGTAGCCTTCAGCGACTCACTGGAGGGGCCTTTCAGTGACTACCGCGAGAACCCCGTGATCGACAGACACCTGAACGGCACGACGGTCAGTCACGTGTCGTCCCCGCACGTCGTCTGGGATGCAGCCACCCGGCAGTTCTTCTGCTACTTCCACGGCGAGAACACCGTGACCCGCGTTGCCCGCTCGCGCGACGGCATCAACTTCGTAGACGAGACGCCAATCCTGAGCACGCGCCTGGTGCCGGGCACATCGGAGACTTCCTACGCCCGGGTCTTCGAGCATGCCCTGCCCGGACGCAACAACAAGTACGTCATGGTCTTCATGGGAGTAAAGGGCGGGCGGCGGATCTTCTACGGCTGGTCCCCCAACGGATGGGACAGCTGGAAGTTCAGCGCGACCCCTTTGGTGAACCCCGAAAGGGACGGTCTCACCGACATCTCCGGTCCGACCGTGGTCAAGCGCAACGGGAGCACGTACATCGCCTATCACGGTAATGACGGCCGGATGCGACTCACCGAAGTCGGTGATGACTTCCGGCAGGAGAACCACCTGGGCGTCTTTCACTCGCCCATCGCTTCCGACCGGGGCCGCGTCGCGGCCCCGTCCTTCGGCTCCGAGAACGGCACGGAGTACATGTTCTACGAAGCGGGAGCGCGACTCAGTGCCCGCATCTGCATTGCGCGTGCCGTCCCGGGCGGTGCGCCGGCGCCCACCGCGGCTGCGAGAGGTCTGGGCGTGCCACCCTCGCTCACACCGTAG
- a CDS encoding ricin-type beta-trefoil lectin domain protein produces the protein MTDVHADRTGPQPPRRAKRWVILGTAAAVIAGMAIAVPALADSKPDSEKEETLLRTTAQKVGVTRSYANPKSNLSLTAGGVGPSGKGEVFARIGGVHENVQSWNFLRDKIISRGASSGDNLRCLESDSGGNVFIAKCVTGKDSQKWAHKLAQKAPGAFRDQVRIQNFQSKKCLTIGSATGRGTAEVAAKDCKDEATSQRWVVASFTNE, from the coding sequence ATGACTGATGTGCACGCGGACCGGACGGGGCCTCAGCCGCCCCGACGTGCGAAGCGGTGGGTCATTCTCGGCACGGCGGCGGCAGTGATCGCGGGGATGGCGATCGCCGTTCCCGCTCTCGCGGACTCCAAGCCCGACAGCGAGAAGGAGGAGACGCTGCTGCGGACCACGGCCCAGAAGGTGGGGGTCACGAGGAGTTACGCGAACCCGAAATCCAACCTTTCGCTCACCGCAGGAGGAGTGGGTCCCAGCGGCAAGGGCGAGGTCTTCGCAAGAATTGGAGGCGTGCACGAGAACGTCCAGTCGTGGAACTTCCTCCGCGACAAGATCATTTCCAGGGGCGCAAGTTCCGGAGACAACCTGCGCTGCCTCGAGAGCGACAGCGGCGGGAATGTCTTCATCGCGAAGTGTGTCACCGGAAAAGATTCGCAGAAGTGGGCGCACAAGCTCGCCCAGAAGGCCCCCGGTGCTTTCCGTGACCAGGTCCGGATTCAGAACTTCCAGAGCAAGAAATGCCTGACCATCGGCAGTGCCACGGGCCGAGGCACCGCTGAGGTCGCGGCCAAGGACTGCAAGGACGAGGCAACGTCGCAGCGTTGGGTGGTCGCGTCGTTCACGAACGAGTAG
- a CDS encoding alpha/beta fold hydrolase yields the protein MAPPTSTFDYQRIEVADGVSLNAAVVGSGTPIVLLHGFPQTHLMWRHVAADLAHDHTVICPDLRGYGDSDKPVETDGTVYAKRTMAADVVALAGALGHDRFALAGHDRGALVAFRAGLDHPGRITHLASLDVLPTLDMWEVLHGVSAAVGFHLYLMAQPPGLPEQMIAASPDAFFGHFLDIWTNDPQAIPPEVRTSYLDACRGAVPSIVADYRASAGIDIEHDKADRAAGNQLKMPVTVLQQDWGAFLGFDAAALWGSWASDLEHRTVTSGHFMAEEKPSEIAEALRSLLSR from the coding sequence ATGGCCCCTCCCACCAGCACGTTCGACTACCAGCGGATCGAGGTCGCCGACGGGGTGTCCCTGAACGCGGCCGTCGTCGGCTCGGGGACCCCGATCGTGCTGCTGCACGGTTTCCCGCAGACCCATCTGATGTGGCGGCACGTGGCCGCCGATCTCGCGCACGACCACACCGTGATCTGCCCCGATCTGCGGGGCTACGGCGACAGCGACAAGCCCGTCGAGACCGACGGCACCGTCTACGCCAAGCGCACCATGGCGGCCGACGTCGTGGCCCTGGCCGGTGCCCTCGGACACGACCGGTTCGCGTTGGCCGGGCACGACCGCGGCGCCCTGGTGGCCTTCCGCGCCGGACTCGATCACCCGGGAAGGATCACTCACCTCGCCAGCCTGGACGTGCTGCCCACCCTGGACATGTGGGAGGTGCTGCACGGTGTCAGCGCGGCGGTCGGCTTCCACCTCTACCTGATGGCCCAGCCGCCCGGCCTGCCCGAGCAGATGATCGCGGCGAGCCCGGACGCCTTCTTCGGCCACTTCCTCGACATCTGGACCAACGACCCGCAGGCGATTCCCCCTGAGGTCCGCACCTCATATCTGGATGCCTGCCGGGGGGCGGTGCCCTCGATCGTCGCCGACTACCGTGCTTCCGCCGGCATCGACATCGAGCACGACAAGGCGGACCGCGCTGCCGGGAACCAGTTGAAGATGCCGGTCACCGTGCTCCAGCAGGACTGGGGCGCGTTCCTCGGCTTCGACGCGGCCGCCCTGTGGGGCTCCTGGGCGTCCGACCTGGAGCACAGGACTGTCACCTCTGGTCACTTCATGGCCGAGGAGAAGCCCTCCGAGATCGCCGAGGCGCTCCGGAGTCTCCTCAGCCGCTGA
- a CDS encoding BTAD domain-containing putative transcriptional regulator: protein MNVTFGILGPVTAWDDEGGPIALKGPRHRAVLARLIVARGRVVPVTRLVADLWEVPPADAVGAVRTFVSALRRALEPQRRPRTPARLLVTEGPGYALRVERGSVDSWCFEQAVTAARTLPPQQALDRLAEALGHWRGPALADFPEEAWARTERSRLGELRLHALECQAEVRLTLGRGADAIPDLDAHVAEHPWREDAWRLLALALYRTGRQGDALAVLRRARKLLVEQLGVDPGPGLRRLEADILAQERHLDRAPGPISSADTVWAEASAAYDRTLASGARARLESTVGLLRNLAVTGGGGLEVARRHRSAVIAATEELGDPDLTARVIGAYDVPAIWTRVDDPRHAADVVAAAERTLKTLRPGGHDVARARLLATIALESRASVSARGLQAARQAEQIARDLDDPALLAFALNGVFMQTFYRAGLSPRRDRIGAELITLAARHGMVTYEVLGHLIRLQARSALADFPGADRHATAVDRLAERNELPLAGVFTQWYRALRRAATGPAPEAEAACREAAARLHGVGMPGLEHGLLPLALLCLRMRHGQSAPDAQYAQICAQADWGPHEPWVAPLLLVAQGLEDEAAAVLRRLPDPPPGLLFEALWSVVARAALAVSDRATMERAHTALSPAGAELAGAGSGLLTSGPVAGYLSELAAALQKT, encoded by the coding sequence GTGAACGTCACATTCGGAATACTCGGGCCGGTGACGGCCTGGGACGACGAAGGGGGACCGATCGCCTTGAAAGGCCCTCGGCACCGCGCCGTACTGGCCCGGCTGATCGTCGCCAGGGGCCGGGTCGTCCCCGTCACCCGCCTGGTGGCGGATCTGTGGGAGGTACCTCCCGCGGACGCGGTCGGTGCTGTCCGTACGTTCGTCTCCGCGCTGCGGAGAGCCCTGGAACCACAGCGTCGGCCCCGCACTCCGGCTCGCCTCCTGGTCACCGAGGGTCCTGGCTATGCACTGCGCGTCGAGCGCGGCTCCGTCGACAGCTGGTGTTTCGAGCAGGCGGTCACCGCCGCCCGCACCCTGCCGCCGCAGCAGGCCCTCGACCGGCTCGCGGAGGCTCTGGGCCATTGGCGGGGTCCGGCCCTCGCGGACTTCCCAGAAGAGGCCTGGGCCCGCACCGAGCGTTCGCGCCTCGGTGAGCTGAGGCTCCACGCCCTGGAGTGCCAGGCGGAAGTCCGCCTGACCCTCGGTCGTGGAGCGGACGCGATTCCGGATCTGGATGCGCACGTGGCCGAGCACCCCTGGCGCGAGGACGCGTGGCGGCTCCTGGCCCTCGCGCTGTACCGCACGGGCCGCCAGGGCGACGCGCTCGCGGTGCTACGCCGTGCACGCAAGCTGCTGGTCGAGCAACTGGGGGTGGATCCCGGCCCGGGACTGCGCCGCCTGGAGGCGGACATCCTTGCCCAGGAACGCCACCTCGACCGGGCTCCCGGGCCGATTTCTTCGGCGGACACCGTGTGGGCGGAGGCATCGGCCGCCTACGACCGCACGCTGGCATCCGGGGCCCGGGCACGCCTGGAATCGACCGTCGGCCTGCTGCGCAATCTCGCGGTGACGGGTGGCGGCGGCCTGGAGGTGGCCCGTCGGCACCGCTCGGCCGTGATCGCGGCGACCGAAGAGCTGGGGGACCCGGACCTGACGGCGCGCGTGATCGGCGCCTACGACGTTCCGGCGATCTGGACGCGGGTGGACGACCCCCGGCATGCGGCGGACGTCGTGGCAGCGGCGGAGCGCACCTTGAAGACCCTTCGACCGGGCGGTCACGACGTGGCACGTGCCCGGCTGCTGGCCACGATCGCCCTGGAGTCACGTGCGAGTGTTTCGGCGCGCGGGCTGCAGGCGGCCCGGCAGGCCGAGCAGATCGCCCGCGACCTGGACGACCCCGCCCTCCTGGCGTTCGCGCTCAACGGCGTTTTCATGCAGACCTTCTACCGGGCGGGCCTGTCTCCGCGCCGCGACAGGATCGGCGCCGAGCTGATCACCCTGGCCGCGAGGCACGGGATGGTCACGTACGAGGTGCTCGGGCACCTCATCCGCCTCCAGGCGCGCAGCGCCCTGGCCGACTTCCCGGGAGCGGACCGGCACGCGACTGCGGTGGACCGCCTGGCCGAGCGGAACGAGCTGCCGCTGGCGGGAGTGTTCACCCAGTGGTACCGGGCGCTGCGACGCGCGGCGACCGGGCCGGCGCCAGAGGCGGAAGCCGCCTGTCGGGAGGCTGCGGCCCGGCTCCACGGCGTCGGTATGCCCGGCCTGGAACACGGGCTTCTGCCACTGGCCCTGCTGTGCTTGCGGATGCGGCACGGGCAGAGCGCGCCGGACGCGCAGTACGCGCAGATCTGCGCACAGGCTGACTGGGGGCCGCACGAGCCGTGGGTGGCTCCCCTGCTCCTGGTCGCCCAAGGCCTCGAGGACGAGGCCGCAGCGGTTCTGCGGAGACTCCCGGATCCTCCCCCCGGCCTGCTGTTCGAGGCTCTGTGGTCCGTGGTGGCGCGAGCCGCGCTCGCCGTGTCGGACCGGGCCACGATGGAACGCGCTCACACCGCGCTCTCGCCGGCCGGAGCGGAGCTCGCCGGCGCCGGCAGCGGTCTGCTCACCAGCGGCCCCGTCGCGGGGTACCTCAGCGAGCTCGCCGCCGCGCTCCAGAAGACGTGA
- a CDS encoding FAD-dependent oxidoreductase encodes MAHVVIIGSGPVGLTASMLLAADGHVATVLDRDPTAARTVEATVGGDWRRPGVKQFGHTHILMPAGLLLLEKELPAAVDRIREAGGNTYNMISGAWSVAGAGPRQAGDERFETVTARRPVLEAALLATATDTPGVRILGGTRVVSLLVGESRTSGRPHIVGVMTESGVRIEADLVVDASGRRTEVPDLLAQVGVEPEVVREEAGFRYYTRYFRADERGVPAPRPWPLSHHNSISVVTAPGDGDTWSTTLVTSDRDQELRPLSRVEVWNRVLALYPQAAHWNHGIPLTDVHVMGGTHNTRRGLVVDGQPIATGIVAIGDARMTTNPQFGMGMTTGLRHAALLRDVLRLLGTSDAVELALRVSREIDDECGVMWEEDAHWSRHRIAEIDAEVRGEHYETDDPGWALRTAVDAVLLKDPEILRAMGDVGSMLASADEAFMKSGLVERVITLSATAPRYTAPGPDREEILATVRDDQQGGSASSVFRG; translated from the coding sequence GTGGCCCACGTGGTAATCATCGGCTCAGGCCCCGTCGGCCTCACCGCCTCGATGCTTCTCGCCGCAGACGGACACGTCGCCACCGTGCTCGACCGCGACCCCACGGCCGCGCGAACGGTCGAGGCAACGGTTGGCGGCGACTGGCGGCGGCCCGGCGTCAAGCAGTTCGGGCACACGCACATCCTCATGCCGGCCGGCCTCCTCCTCCTGGAAAAGGAGCTGCCGGCCGCCGTCGACCGCATCCGCGAGGCCGGCGGCAACACGTACAACATGATCTCCGGTGCCTGGAGCGTGGCAGGTGCCGGCCCGCGGCAGGCGGGGGACGAGCGCTTCGAGACCGTCACTGCCCGGCGCCCGGTCCTTGAGGCCGCGCTCCTCGCCACCGCCACCGATACGCCTGGAGTGCGCATCCTCGGCGGGACCCGGGTGGTGTCCTTGCTCGTCGGAGAGTCCCGGACGTCCGGCCGCCCGCACATCGTCGGCGTCATGACCGAATCCGGAGTGCGCATCGAGGCAGACCTCGTCGTCGATGCCTCCGGGCGGCGGACGGAGGTGCCCGACCTGCTCGCGCAGGTGGGTGTCGAGCCCGAAGTCGTCCGCGAGGAAGCGGGCTTCCGCTACTACACGCGCTACTTCCGCGCCGATGAGCGGGGAGTGCCGGCCCCCCGGCCCTGGCCCCTCTCCCACCACAACAGCATTTCCGTCGTCACCGCGCCGGGAGACGGCGACACCTGGTCGACGACGCTCGTCACCTCGGACCGGGACCAAGAGCTCCGTCCGTTGAGTCGCGTGGAGGTGTGGAACCGCGTGCTTGCGCTCTACCCCCAGGCCGCCCATTGGAACCACGGCATCCCGTTGACCGACGTCCATGTCATGGGCGGGACCCACAACACCCGACGTGGCCTGGTCGTCGACGGGCAGCCGATCGCCACGGGCATCGTGGCGATCGGGGACGCCCGGATGACGACCAACCCGCAGTTCGGTATGGGCATGACGACCGGGCTGCGCCACGCGGCGCTGCTGCGTGACGTGCTGCGCCTGCTCGGCACGTCCGATGCCGTAGAACTCGCCCTGCGCGTCAGCCGTGAGATCGACGACGAGTGCGGGGTCATGTGGGAGGAGGACGCCCATTGGAGCCGGCACCGCATCGCGGAGATCGATGCCGAGGTACGCGGCGAGCACTACGAGACGGACGATCCGGGCTGGGCGCTGCGCACAGCCGTGGACGCCGTCCTCTTGAAGGACCCTGAGATCCTGCGCGCCATGGGTGACGTCGGTTCGATGCTGGCATCCGCGGACGAGGCCTTCATGAAGAGTGGCCTCGTGGAGCGGGTCATCACGCTCTCGGCAACGGCCCCCCGCTACACCGCGCCGGGTCCGGACCGGGAGGAGATCCTTGCCACGGTGCGCGACGATCAGCAAGGCGGCTCCGCCTCGTCGGTCTTCCGCGGCTGA
- a CDS encoding MarR family winged helix-turn-helix transcriptional regulator, which produces MTPDNTPDAGALRPEQLGTYFALMEAVSLLQRAVEQQLQTEGDLSYVQFQLLARLADAGRPLTMTELADGVVYSRSGLTHQAGLLEKAGLITRKPSSHDQRATMVTLTEEGLARVGRVLPGHIDVTRRLLFASLSDDDVDALGGIMTRVRDHMRQQPDSTARGRRTAPKNLRGAVPSE; this is translated from the coding sequence ATGACTCCCGACAACACCCCGGACGCCGGCGCGCTCCGGCCCGAGCAGCTCGGGACGTACTTCGCGCTCATGGAGGCCGTGAGCCTGCTCCAACGTGCCGTCGAGCAGCAGCTCCAAACGGAAGGCGACCTCAGTTACGTCCAGTTCCAGCTGCTCGCGCGCCTCGCCGACGCCGGCAGACCACTGACCATGACCGAGCTCGCGGACGGTGTCGTCTACAGCCGCTCCGGGCTCACCCACCAGGCCGGACTCCTGGAGAAAGCCGGCCTGATCACCCGCAAGCCTTCCTCCCACGATCAGCGCGCCACGATGGTCACCCTCACGGAGGAGGGCCTCGCCAGGGTCGGCCGAGTCCTGCCCGGCCACATCGACGTCACCCGGCGCCTGCTCTTCGCCTCGCTCAGCGACGACGATGTCGACGCGCTCGGCGGCATCATGACCCGGGTCCGCGACCACATGCGCCAACAACCGGACAGCACCGCCCGCGGCCGACGCACCGCGCCGAAAAACCTCCGGGGCGCGGTCCCCTCCGAGTAG